The following are from one region of the Trichoplusia ni isolate ovarian cell line Hi5 chromosome 1, tn1, whole genome shotgun sequence genome:
- the LOC113496513 gene encoding ADP-ribosylation factor-like protein 4C translates to MGANMGKNSSLLDALPTAQGTLHVVMLGLDSAGKTTALYRLKFDQYLNTVPTIGFNCEKVKGTLGKSKGVNFLVWDVGGQEKLRPLWKSYTRCTDGIIFVLDSVDVERMEEAKMELIRTAKSPDNASVPILVLANKQDLPGAKEPRELEKLLGLHELVSSPHGSRDAHAWHVQPACAITGEGLHEGLEALYEMILKRRKLAKLQKKRVR, encoded by the coding sequence ATGGGTGCTAACATGGGCAAGAACTCGAGCCTGCTCGACGCGCTGCCCACCGCGCAGGGCACACTGCACGTGGTCATGCTGGGTCTCGACTCCGCCGGCAAGACCACCGCGCTCTACAGACTCAAGTTCGACCAGTACCTCAACACCGTCCCTACCATCGGTTTCAATTGTGAAAAAGTCAAGGGAACCCTTGGAAAATCTAAAGGAGTGAATTTCCTCGTTTGGGATGTTGGTGGCCAAGAAAAACTAAGACCTTTATGGAAATCCTACACAAGGTGCACGGATGGCATAATATTTGTGCTAGACTCCGTCGATGTAGAACGAATGGAAGAAGCCAAAATGGAGTTAATACGGACGGCGAAATCTCCTGATAACGCCAGTGTGCCGATTCTTGTATTAGCGAATAAGCAAGACTTACCCGGGGCGAAGGAGCCTCGCGAGCTGGAGAAGTTGTTAGGTTTACACGAGCTGGTGTCGTCGCCGCACGGGTCGCGCGACGCGCACGCCTGGCACGTGCAGCCCGCCTGCGCCATCACCGGCGAGGGCCTGCACGAGGGGCTGGAGGCGCTCTACGAAATGATACTCAAGAGAAGAAAATTAGCCAAGTTACAAAAGAAACGAGTCAGATAA
- the LOC113496460 gene encoding uncharacterized protein LOC113496460 has product MYEEDTHSVIIDIPKPRNLFEESSSYIKQKVIKQVPKSQSSKKQIDANFSLPDIKPLSIANFKKEGVLLPYMLYSRKQEKDKVKRRCKLGFREQYKADYADLQKRLYTEDPADDVHAVTDFDPGFFKCVNGTFLSSYVAPFKSLKYLFNSQLGWRQEVGYRHDCMLNMDINFKNEQEIYNLSVKKYMEQVKYFDEFVSDDYRKSMTCLSKWDEVKLALYKQNFDLQCMATKIFNISSSIVGLDYRYGLQQKYGRFLYYLSPPSWRFKNRNFARSIEIEARGFDFGISSEEDTFNVMFEKLKKECYSGLIKPVLFFHHPADIMQIFDGIEQQHLHHFTHVVALAPHSKHLKKGIKLFKDIIALESAGILNVIKQFKNLLQLSEDQRSQLEAKFFKIINGLFYESVGALDVLKLKTHLEFCYEKVYNEKPINMDIVSTAKALEDVYMDYSRRLDAVTGDKIQAAMAQYVKSEKKKFRRAKVAARELRQFERLERALLRAHAPIASNASSYRYIVNRSSQRKLFPKLKYDGNTLTEAELEYLTLFTDWTGKEDPAQFIQGLQEHT; this is encoded by the coding sequence AAACAGATTGATGCCAATTTTTCATTGCCGGACATAAAACCCTTATCCATAGCCAATTTCAAGAAAGAAGGTGTCCTATTACCTTACATGTTATATTCAAGGAAACAAGAAAAAGATAAAGTAAAACGACGTTGTAAACTAGGGTTCCGTGAACAGTACAAGGCTGACTACGCTGACCTACAGAAGCGACTTTACACGGAGGACCCAGCTGATGACGTCCATGCCGTAACAGACTTTGATCCAGGATTTTTCAAATGTGTGAATGGCACCTTTTTATCAAGCTACGTGGCTCCTTTtaagtctttaaaatatttattcaacagTCAGCTGGGGTGGAGACAAGAAGTCGGTTATAGACATGACTGTATGTTAAATATGGAcatcaactttaaaaatgaacaggaaatatacaatttaagtGTTAAGAAGTATATGGAACAGGTTAAGTACTTCGATGAATTTGTCTCAGATGACTATCGAAAGTCTATGACATGTCTTAGTAAATGGGATGAGGTTAAATTAGcactttataaacaaaactttgaTCTTCAATGTATGGCAACAAAGATCTTTAACATATCATCTAGCATAGTAGGGCTAGATTACAGGTATGGTCTACAGCAAAAATATGGCCGATTTTTATACTATCTTTCACCACCGAGCTGGCGGTTTAAAAACCGAAACTTTGCTCGGTCTATTGAAATAGAAGCAAGAGGATTTGATTTTGGGATTTCTAGCGAAGAAGATACATTTAACGTCATGTTTGAGAAACTAAAAAAGGAGTGCTATAGTGGACTTATAAAGCCAGTCCTGTTTTTTCATCATCCGGCTGATATAATGCAAATTTTTGATGGTATAGAACAGCAACATTTACATCATTTTACTCATGTAGTGGCGCTGGCCCCTCATTCAAAACACCTGAAGAAAGGGATCAAACTGTTCAAGGACATCATTGCTCTAGAAAGTGCTGGTATCTTAAATGTCATCAAGCAATTTAAAAACCTACTACAACTCAGTGAAGATCAACGATCGCAACTTGAAGCaaaattttttaaaataattaatggtcTTTTTTATGAGAGCGTTGGAGCACTAGATGTTTTAAAACTCAAAACGCATTTAGAATTTTGTTACGAAAAAGTATACAATGAAAAACCAATCAATATGGACATCGTTTCCACGGCTAAAGCATTAGAAGATGTTTACATGGATTATTCTAGGCGATTGGATGCTGTGACTGGTGATAAAATTCAAGCTGCCATGGCACAGTATGTAAAATCAGAAAAGAAGAAGTTTAGAAGAGCTAAAGTGGCGGCGAGGGAACTGCGGCAGTTCGAACGATTGGAACGAGCATTGCTTCGCGCCCATGCACCGATAGCTAGTAATGCATCCAGCTATAGGTATATTGTGAATCGAAGCTCCCAAAGAAAGTTATTTCCAAAACTTAAATACGATGGCAACACTCTGACTGAAGCTGAATTAGAATATTTGACCCTGTTTACTGACTGGACTGGCAAAGAGGACCCTGCACAATTTATACAGGGTTTACAAGAACATACATGA